CCCTTGCATTTGGGATTTCCTCCCTGGTCTTACTACTTTTCAGCAAATGCAGATTCTTCCATTGCCTTGCAGattccatttttgcttttatcagtTACCACCAGaaatttgggtgtttttttttttcattgtattaatTTGCTCCTGGATTCAGAAGCCTCCTACCCTCAGGTCTATCAGCCAGGCACCACAGATAACAGTTGTTAGTTAATTGCTCTCCTAGAGCCAAAGACAGGTCCAAGCAGTGTAAGTGCCTCTAGAAGGTGTCATCTCATTTTAAAAGTCATCCGTGTCATTTCGCAATGGGGAGAAAAGCTCCCATGTAGCATATGTCCATAACAGACTACTGAGCAATAGAGGAGTGCCTGGACCATAATCTCAGGATAGTTTCATTCTTCTCCATCCCTGAGCCTCAGAAGAGCCAAGGAACTGTCTTGGCCTATGGGCTTATGGGTGGCACTAGCCCCATAATGCTAACCCCACTTGCACAGAGACCCACGAAAAATCTGAGACCGATCGTGACTGTGTTTCTAGATGGCAGCACCAGTGATTGCTGCTTTCTGGCAAGGTGGCCCTGGGAACTTACACTCAGCTCCCCTGGCTCTCTGATCAGGGCTTGCTCAAGAGCCCTCCTGGCTAGTCAACCCCACCAAACCAAAAGAGCTCCTCCCAACACAGTGTCACCTGCACTCCTCACTGGATTGCATGAATGAGGGAGGCCTTCCATTCTCTTATGAATGAATAGAGTGAGCCTGATGAACCCACCTACAGAAACAAAAACTGGTCAATTTCATCTAGGCACCAAAAGCAGGGCTACACAGAGGGGGATGCAacaaccaccaccccccccatcTTAAAGAGCTTGCTCTCCCAGTACTGCACTCAGCGAAAATACAAAGGGTCTCCGAGATCCCATGAGATACTCCAAGTAATCAGGCCGAGACAGTGGTCTAAGTGGGGCAGTTCTTAACTGGTTTTAATCCAGCAGTCTTTCTCCTGTGTTTTGTAAGCAGCCTGCTAAGAACAGTATGCCTAAGAATCTGTCCTCCAAAAAGACAGttgcattttcctttccttcacatGGCTTGTTATCTTGCATTTGTGTCTCCATccccaccctgaatattcacattACTGGGGAATTCCCAATAGCACATAGAATTGGCCAGGCTTAACACACCGTCATCCTGACACCTGGAATCATGGGCAGAGAGTCTACATTTGCAGACTCCCCAAGCAAAAAATCACAACAATCAAGCACATCAAAAAATAAGGGTACACTACAAAATTGATCAGAAAAAAGATGGCCTGAAGGCTGATCCAGGAATTTACTATCTATTTTAAAGAAGCTTCACTGACCTTAGTTTAGTCCTGGAAAGTAGTTTACGAAAGATGCAGCATCCAGAAAGGAAGTACTGATTTCTTCCTTTAGTCTGCCTACTGTATACCTAAACTTTTGTGGTCCTCAAAACCATTCCTGGAAGGAAGGGTCCTCAGGTGCTCTGGCCCCATCACTTGCtgtgaaagaaaggcaatgccttcTTACCCTTTCCCACTCTGCTGATCTTGTTCAAGAGAATGGGAGGCCAGCAGAAGCAAACCACCGTCTCCCAAGGGGACTGGAATCGATTCTACCTGGCTAAGTTCCATATGCACATGGAAAGCTTCTGGATGGACAGATGTGTGACAAAAGGTGGGACTTGCAGCACCATCACAACGGCATTTCCTCTGGAAGCACAGTCTGTTGCAGAGACAGCAGCTCATAAAGCAGGGGTGGCCCTGCCCTTGTCCCAGGCTTAGTGACCTGCTATTGCAAACCTGCAAGCTGAGAGCCTCTGCACTGCCAGGGGCCAGAGAGCTCTGCCTTTTTGAGCACAGGACTGGAGCCCACAGGGCCTGGCATGAGCCCAGccaacaacccagagggatgcaGCCCAAGGGCCATCTGGAACCCTGTGGACAACTTAAGGGCCGCTCCCTAAATGATTCCTCCCAACCAAGATGGGCCAAGAAGCATGGCCAGTACTCGGAAGAGGCCAGGACTGCCCTCCTACTGAGTCAACTAGTGCGACAGAGAAAGCGCTCATTTTTAAAGGGCTGAGGACGGTTGGCTGCAGGTGGGCAGTGGGCTTACAGTCTCATCTAAACCAACTTCCTCCAAACAGATCCAATGTCATTTCGCCCTACCGGATGAGAACTCTGGGAGACTAGCATCTGCTGATTTGGCTAAACCGACTGCATGTTTGGAATCCAAACGTCTACAAATGTGTTCACTGATTGTCGTTCTGTTCTCTCCATATTTTAGCTTTGATCATTTTGGAACCCATAGCCTGTCTTGTGGAATAAATAATACAAGCAAATTAAAAAGGCACATTGTGCACCAGGGGGACTTGTCAGGCAGTCGCTGGGATGGTCCAGGGCCACTCGGCTCCAGCCTCAGAGTCACCTGCAATGAAAACCACTTCTTGCCATCAGGGATTCAGTGATTGGGATGGAATTTCATAAAAACCAAAACTGACAAAATTGTCTCTGGCATGTAGTTCTGGGTAGGgaaaaagtcatattttttcatagcaaaacaaaaacaaaaaagaggaggGAGCATGTTTTCAACATCAAACTGTGGTCATCAAAGCTTTCCACTGATCTTTAataagtgacttttttttaattttgaaaattgggGTTAAGTAAGGGTGGTCCAGAAATCACTTTTCTCGATACTCAAGGGCCATGAGGCCTCCACCTCGGGAAGCTCGGTTCTGGCGAGAGCAGTGGTTCGGGAGACATCTCATGAGACTCTCCAGTTGGAGCAGAGTTCCCGAAGGCCTAGGTGGCCTGACACAGTCACCCCATCAACCAAGCACTGAGCAGCCAAAGCCTGTAAgcaggatgggggcaggggaggaccGACCAGCCTGCACCCTAGCGCTCTGGGCTCTGCGTCCCTGTGCTGTGTTCTGAGAGGCGGCTGGTCTCCCACCGCCTCCCAGGAAAGCCAGCCCCAGTGGGGTCCTGCCGCGACCTCCCTGGGATCGGCAGAGGACTTCCattgaaaataatggaaattcACATTGATGCACTTTCGATCCTTAAAAGGCAAGTGTCTTTCGATCCTTGAAGATATTCTCTCAAGCCAGAAGGACAggtagggtggggaggagagatgTTTAAAAAGGAGGATGATCCATTTCATCGAGCCAAGAGGCCGGGCTAGTCGGAAAGTCGGGGTAGCCTACACTGCTTCCTGTGGAGATGTCAGAGGTGGGTCCCCCAGCCATGGCTCTCAGCGTCTGGCTTCCTCCCTGCCCTGCGTGCGCAATGATGCCCAAGTTACTGTCCACCGTGTAATCCAGCCCATTGAGCAAAGGAGCGTGGGATGGCAGGGACGAGATGGAGGATGGAGACTGGGGGATTCCATAGGGGCTCCCATCCCTCAAGTCCTGATAGGATTGTCCTGTCCCGTCCATGGAGAAGCTCCCATTCATTAACTGTCCGCCTGAAACGTCCCCCACGTTGCCATAAATCCTATTGGTGTGGCCAAGTTCTGAGAGAATCTGATCCTCTGTGGACAAAAGAACGGAGATTTATTGTCAGCCGCCAGGACTCCAGTGGTCCCCTGTTCTTCACGACCTAGGAATACACATGACCAGGAAAGAAGCCCGAGCACAAACCAGACACCAACATGCCatcctggcatccagaccctgacCCGCGTCAAGGGGGAAAACAGAACAAACACCTCCAGAGACCACATGCCCAGGCCCCAGAGGGCTGGACAAATGTTTCGTGAGCTTGTTGGTCTCAGGTAGCTCATGTAGGAAGACGGCCACACTGCCGGCTATGGAATACGAATGCCTGAGGTTTGCTGCGTCACATGTCATCCACAGCACAAATGGAAGAAACTCTGTGCTAACGAGATTCAATCGGAAAGCTTTCGAGCTAAAAAAAAGTGCTTGATTCAGTTGTAGGGAAACAAGCAGGGCTATAGGGTGAAGGGAGCTGAGGACTCAAGACATGTCCACAAAAGCTTTCTGCTCTACCTGGGAAAGAGGTTCAGTGTCAAAGGACTTGGTTTCTCTATCAATAAGTTCTTCACTGGGGACAAAGCATTGGATTGATTAAGGCAAATGGACCTTCTTGTTTCTTGGGGAATTTCTTTAAGGGGATCTCGTGGAATCTTTGCCACCTGGAAGAATTCATCTCTCCAATGGAGGTGAACAATTTTAgtcttaagaaaaataagattatatagTTACATGGAGAGACCAGTGATATGTCAACCTGGGGGCCCACCTGCACCCAATGGAAAGGAGCTACAAAACAAGACTTAACAATCCTGTATGCTCCAGATGTTGATTTCAGCAGCTGAGAGGAGACTGAGTGGCTTTCCACCCCCACGTCCCCAGCCAAGAGGCCTGGAAGGTGAGCATAAGGCCCCTGAACATGCCCCAGGGCCTCATGGGCAGACCTTTGGGCTGACCTACGGTCCTCTCAGGAAATCATGGTCCTCGCAGGCAGATCTTGCCATCTGCTGCCCCACAGACTTCCTTTCTATTCCCACTGGGCCTGTGTGTCCATTCCTACCAAGGCCAGAGTGGACTTCAACACCTATCCCTTCTGACAACCTGCCTTAGGTCGTCCCGCATCCCATCCATGAAAATGGAAAGGGGGAGATGAGTCGTGCCCTTTAGAGGGGGCAGGAGATGAAGGCTCAGCTCTGCTGTAAAATGGCCATTCACTGGCGTTTTGCCTACACCTGTCATCCCAAGTGCCAGCGCCCTCTGTGGGAACCACAAGCTGCCTAAGAATGGTTGTGTCTTCCCAAGCGCAAAAACGTGCTGAGCTCTCTCCAAACGCATCCACAGTCAGTCGTATTTACGGATTCCCACAATACCCCTGGGAGATGGGCAAGGATACGGTTATACCCATTTagagatgggtaaactgaggctcaagaaAAGTAAATCAATTTGACAGAGCCACGACTGGAAACCAGATTTCTGATTCCCCCAACTCAGGcctcttcccttctcctgccacaACAGAAGACCTTCCACATTTGAGGACTTGATACAAGAGAATGGCTATTTGCAAACAACCAAAGTATCCAAAACATGCAGCCATTTGCAATTCTGCTGACGCACAAAATTTGAATGTAGCACATGCAGCAAAGCATATGTGCTGGGGACAGGATGAAGTGAGCAGTGGGGAAAGGGGTTTCAGAATGAGGCCGGTCTCCACCTCACATGCACTCACAGTACTGACTCCCCAGGGCCAAGGGCTGTGACGCACATCCTCCCACCACCAGCAGAGGAGGGGGCGCACTCTAGGGGGTCACGGGAGGAAGGCCACTGCCCCCACTGAGGGGAGAAATGCAGGAGAGGGGCTTGGGGCACAGACTGAGACACAGGGGTCCTTTGCAGCTGTGTGGGCTGATGAGGGAGCCCCGGGCAGCGGGCAAGGAGGGGAGGCCTTCGGGCCCACAGGCCTGGGAGCCCAGCTTCCATGGATCAGCCGCAGAGCTCTGGTTTCCTCTGCCCTGTCCCCTCTGGAAGGGCCATGACCATTCCCCCCACCCTTCACCCCAAGCCACAGGGTGGGGCCTGTGTTCAGGAGAGAGCTGGCAAGGCCTCCAGAAAGACCCCGGCTGCCTGTCGGGGGTCACTGTTCCCCAGGGGCCTCTCCTAGGGCCTCGGCCTCGCCCCTCCAGCCCTGCTCACCTCGGAAGCTCAGCTCACTGTCACTAACCCCACAGTCCTCCGCAGAGCTCTCCTTCTCCTGCTTGCTGCCTCCCCGGCTCCTCTTGACGCTCTTGTAGAACTGCCCCCAGCGGTGCCGCCCTGCGTCCTTCTTCAGTCGCTTCTCCTTGGCCCTTCTGTTCTGAAACCAAACCTGCCACAAGCAAACAGACACGCTCGGGGCTGTCCGCCACGAGCCCAAAGCCCCCGGGGTCCCCGAGACCAGAGACAAAGCCTGAAGCCGCAGCAGATGGGCGAGGAATGGGCTGTGCCCATCGCTCCCCTGGCCTGGGCCTCAGACATCTCTCTGGTTCAGCAGATTTGCTGGGGCCGTAGCCCTGAGCCCAGCACCCCGAGGGGATCAGGGACCACACTGATGAGGTGGCATGGTTACCTGGAGCCGTCCTCCTGTGGACGGCGCAGATGTGGGGACCCACAGGACACCCGCCACCCCCACGCCAGGCCCGGCACCGCGTGGTGCCCGGCCTGGGATCCCTGGTCAGCAAAGGAGCCCCAGGAGTCGGGTGGCTGGGGCCTCACCTGTACAACCCTCATGTCCAGGCCTGTCTCTGAGGACAGCTGCTCCCTCACATGCCGGGCGGGCTTAGGGGAGTTCTTATAGGCGTTCTTCAACGTCTCCAGTTGCTTCGCTGTGATGGTAGTCCGGGGCCGCTTAGCTCCAGCCTCTGAGTCATCTGCAATGAAAACCACTTCTTACTGTGTCCAGCCCATCTGAAGCAGCTGGGTCtcatccctccttcctcctctcctcatgTAATCTTGCCTGCTATGGGCAAGACGGAGGGAGGATGGGGAACGTCAGGGGAGAGTACTCTTGACCCACATGGAGCCCACTCCCACACTACAGGCCTTCCCAGGTCACCGAAAACGTAGGACAATGTGCTGTTCCCTCAactccctgcctctccccatcccctcccagcccagccacACGGGGCTCTCATCAGACTGAAGGCGTACCATTCTACATGTTTCCCCATCATGGCAAATACTCCACTGACCAACCTGTGAGTTACCGCCCAAGGCTGCGGaggggaaggagacagaagaaagccTTTGCCCTGGGCTGCCCCAGATGCCTGTCCCCACTCCCATCAGAAGCCTCCACTCCCCCAGGTCCCACCCATGACCTCACTCCCTTTCCACAGCCCTGGGCTCATAGCAAAGGGGACCTGTCCATTCACTGTTCACCTAAGCAAAGTTCATAAACTATGGGTCAGAACCCAAAAGTGGGTTGTAAAGTCAACTTACTTGATCAAAAActaaaagaggaaataagatggatgagatgagatgagatgagatgagatgagatgagatgagatgagatgagatgagatgagatgggatgagatgggatgggatgggatgggatgggatggggtgggatggggtgggatggggtgggataggatggggtggggtggcctggggtgggatggatgggaggggatgggatgggatgaggtagggtgggtggatgggatggggtgggtgggacagggtgggtgggtggaatgGGTTggatgggatggggtgaggtgggatggcctggggtgggatgggatgggatgggatggggtggatgggatggggtggggtaggggtggatgggatggggtggggtgggatggatgggatgggatgggatgggatgggatgggatgggatgggatggggtggggtgggtgggatggggtgagatgggatggggtagggggtggggtggggtggggtggatggggtggggtggggtaggtgggatggggtgggttggagtgggctggggtggggtggag
The genomic region above belongs to Odocoileus virginianus isolate 20LAN1187 ecotype Illinois chromosome 11, Ovbor_1.2, whole genome shotgun sequence and contains:
- the LHX4 gene encoding LIM/homeobox protein Lhx4, whose translation is MMQSAAVPAEGAVKGLPEMLGVPMQQIPQCAGCNQHILDKFILKVLDRHWHSSCLKCADCQMQLADRCFSRAGSVYCKEDFFKRFGTKCTACQQGIPPTQVVRKAQDFVYHLHCFACIICNRQLATGDEFYLMEDGRLVCKEDYETAKQNDDSEAGAKRPRTTITAKQLETLKNAYKNSPKPARHVREQLSSETGLDMRVVQVWFQNRRAKEKRLKKDAGRHRWGQFYKSVKRSRGGSKQEKESSAEDCGVSDSELSFREDQILSELGHTNRIYGNVGDVSGGQLMNGSFSMDGTGQSYQDLRDGSPYGIPQSPSSISSLPSHAPLLNGLDYTVDSNLGIIAHAGQGGSQTLRAMAGGPTSDISTGSSVGYPDFPTSPASWLDEMDHPPF